tatATCCATGggttgcaagagtggttcaacatttgcaaatcaatcaatgtgatggaacaaatcaataagagaagagagaagaaccacatggtcctctcaattgatgcagaaaaagcatttgacaaaacccagcatccgtttctgattaaaacacttcaaagtatagggatagagggaatattcctgaacttcatcaaatctatctatgaaaaacccacagcaaatatcattctcaatgggaaaaagctcacagccttccctttgagatcaggaacacaacaaggatgcccactctcaccactcttgttcaacatagtattagaagtcctagcaaaaggtatccaaattggcaatgaagaagtcaaactctctctcttcgcagatgacatgatactttatttggaaaacccaaaagactccacccccaaactactagaactcattcagtattcagtaatgtggcaggatacaaaatcaatgcacagaaatcagttgctttcttatacactaacaatgaaaatacagaaagggaaattagggaatcgattccatttactatagcaccaagaaccataaaatatgtgggaataaacctaaccaaagaggtaaaggatatgtactcgaggaactacagaacactcatgaaagaaattgaagaagacacaaatagatggaagaccattccatgctcttggatcggaagaataaacatggttaaaatgtctatactgcctagagcaatctatacttttaatgccattccgatcaaaattccagtggcatttttcaaagagctgaaacgaacaatcctaaaatttgtatgggatcagaagagacctgaattgccaaggaaatgttgaaaaagaaaaacaaaactgggggcatcacgtagCCTAatgtcaagctttactacaaagctgcaatcaccaagacagcatggtactggcatagaaacagacacatagaccagtggaacagagcagagagcccagatatagaccctcaactctatggtcaaataatcttcaacaatgcatgaaaaaatatacagtggaaaaatgacagtctcttcaataaacggttcTGGGAGAATTGGACAGGTATGTAtaggagaatgaaactcaaccattctctttcactgtacacaaagataaactcaaaatggataaaagacctcaacgtgagacaggaatccatcagaatcctagaggaacacataggcagtaatctctttgatatcagccacagcaacttctttcaagatatgtctccaaaggtaaaggaaacagaagtgaaaatgaacttttgggacttcatcaagatcaaaagattctgcacagcaaaggaaccagtcaagaaaacaaagaggcaacccacggaatgggagaagacatttgcaaatgacagtaaggacaaaaggttgatatccaggatctataaagaactcctcaaactcaatacccacaaaacagataatcatatcaaaaaatgggcagaagatatgaacagacacttctccaagaagacatacaaatggctatcagacacatgaaaaaatgttcatcatcactagccatcagggagattcaaattaaaaccacattgagatatcaccttacaccagttagaacggccaaaattagcaagacaggaaacaacatggggtggaggggatgtggagaaaggggaaccctcttacactgctgctgggaatgcaagttggtgcagcctctttggagaacagtgtggagattcctcaagaaattaaaaatagatcttccctatgaccctgccattgcactcctgggtatttacaccagagatacagatgtagtggaaagaagggccatctgtaccccaatgtttatagcagcaatggccccggttgtcaaactgtggaaagaaccaagatgtccttcaacggaggaatggataaggaagatgtggtccatatacactgtggagtattatgcctccatcagaaaggatgaacttttgtagcaacatggataggactggaaaagattatgctgagtgaaataagttaagcagagagagtcaattatcatatggcttcacttatttgtggagcataacaaatagcatggaggacaaggggagatggagaggagaagggagttgggggaaattggaaggggaggtgaatcatgagagactatggactctgaaaaacaatcagggttttgaaggggggtgtggggggtgggaggttgggggaaccaggtggtgggtattggaaagggcacggattgcatggagcacttggtgtggagcaaaaacaatgaatactgttatgctgaaaataaattttaaaaacaaatgaaaattaaaaaaaaataaaataaaataaaagaaagaaatctaggtGACGGTTACTGGAGTAAGCAGAAAAATCTCCGTGATGGGTACTGGAAGGGAATCTGAGTGGGCGCTCCTGGTGTGTGTGTAACATGCTGATTCTTGGTCTCCATTCTGGTTATATGGGTTTACTCAGGTCGTCCAAGTTGACCCAGACACATGCAAATTAAGAAGTTATAGTTAAAACAAAGGAACAGTGGCAGCCGCAGATGAAACAGCACAGTGACCACCACGGAGATCACCATGAGCTCTACGTCCCCACCCCCTACTGCCGGCGCGCGCACCCACCCAGTAAGGAGAAACCCTCATTGGCTGGGAGTGGGTGGCGCACCTCCGGAAGCCCCGTCGTAGCCCCGCCCCTTCCGCCTGCCGGCCATCTCCGCCTCGCACGTCTCCGGCGTCCCGCCTCAGGACTGTGGCCCTCGGACCACGCTGTCGAGGCGGGAAGCGGCGCTCGTGTCTGGCCACCGCCCCTCGCTGGGCCCTCCCGCCGCCTCGCTCTTGGCCGCCGCCATGAACATCCGCAACGCGCGGCCGCGGGACCTGGTCAACATGCAGCACTGCAACCTGCTGTGCCTGCCCGAGAACTACCAGATGAAGTACTACCTGTACCACGGCCTGTCCTGGCCGCAGCTGTCCTACGTCGCCGAGGACGAGGCCGGCCGCATGGTGGGCTACGTGCTGGCCAAGATGGAGGAGGACGCGGACGACGTCCCGCACGGCCACATCACGTCGCTGGCGGTGAAGCGCTCGCACCGGCGCCTCGGCCTGGCGCAGAAGCTCATGGACCAGGCGTCGCGCGCCATGGTGGAGACCTTCGGCGCGCGCTACGTGTCGCTGCACGTGCGCAGGAGCAACCGCGCGGCGCTGCGCCTCTACGCCGACACGCTGGACTTCCGGGTCAGCGAGGTGGAGCCGCGCTACTACGCGGACGGCGAGGACGCCTACGCCATGCGCCGCGACCTCTCGCGCCTGGCCGAGGCGCTGCGGCAGGGCGGGCGCGGGGCGCCGGGCCCCGGGGAGGACCGGGACGCCGTGGGGGGTGCGCCGGCCGGCCCCGGTGAGAGGAGCCCTGCGGCCGGCGACAGCGGCGGGGACGGCGAGGAGCCCGGCGAGTGCGCGGGGGACGCCGGCGTGCGGAACCGCGCGGGGGAGTCGGATGCCGCCTCCCGGGACCTGCCCAGGTATGGTGTCCTGACCCAGCCTCCTGCCCCGGGTCCCCGCGCCAGGCCTTGGCCTGCCCGGGCCCCTCTCGTCCCTTCGTGTTGGCCGCCTGGTAACCCTGGGCAGCGGGGGCAGCGGCGGGAAAGTCACGGCTCGCCGCGGGCGCAGGGCCGCACCCGGATGCCTCTAAAACTAGATCAAGTCCAGTCAGAGGAGCCAGCGGTTTTCCAGCTTTTTTAGGGCAAATTGTGTTTCAGGGTGTCCTCGTGGGAGGAGGAGGCTCTTGTTTCTGGAATGACAACCGGGACGTGCGGGAACAGGGTAGGACTGAAAGTCGCCAGCCGCAGCTCCCGATGACGTCATAGATCCGCCAGCGGTCCCCGTGGCTGGTGGCTGTTAGGTGACACCGAGACACTGTAATTACGGGTCAGGCGGACGGCGCTTGAGGTCACTGGGCCCGTGTGACGTGTCACTGAAGGGGGACTTGCTCCGCGCCTGCGCATGTCCTTGACGTGGCAGCGACAGCCGCGTGCCCGTGAGCGCGAATAGTCCTGGTCCCAGCGGGGCTCCTCGTCTTAGCGCCGGGGCTGTAAACACTCGACACCGGGGCGGGCTGTGGGCCGGGGTGCGGCCAGCCGGGTGCACAAAGAGAATTTCTACGGAACAAATGACCGGGCTTTTTCAACGCGCAAATAAATGTCAGTTTAATAAAGGGAGGAGGaactaattaaaataaacttgaaagaTATATGTTGTGAGCCTGGTTAGGGTCCTGATATCAACAAATCAAACACCGGACATTTTGAGACAACCAAGCAAAACTTGTGAACTCTGCCTGTATCGTTAAGGAGTTGGCAGTGACTTTGTTTGGTGAGCGAAATGGTATTGATCTTTTTAAAGCCTTATCTGTTAGAGACACCTGCTGAAATAACTAGAGCTCTCGGGTCCACTTGAAAATATTCCACCAAAACGAGAGGAAAAAAGTTAGGGGGCGAGAAatgtaagaaatttaaaaatggcaacAGATGAGAATTGTTGAAGTTGgcaacggggggggggggagactcaGCTTGGAACTTGGGGGTTCATTATGCTATTCTTTTTTGAATGTGCAGAAACATGAAAAGTCACAGAACCAAAGCAGTTTTATACTTCCTAATACGCATTGATGCTAACACTAAGCGGCCACTAAGAAGTTGTTTTAAAAGACTAAATGACATCAGGACTTTGTAACCCCCTAAGAGTCTCAAGGCTCAATGAGCCACTGTCCGTTTAGAAGCTCTAACTTCTAACCTGTCACCTTACCCTTACAAATGAGAAAGGGAACTTCCTCTAACAAAGTCCAGTCATGAGGGACAGACACGGTATACAATCAGAGTACATGCTGCTTGATTCACTCATCTTATTCCGTCATGCCGGCTGTTTGTTTATTCATAATCAcatacatgaattttttaaaaaattgatcacTTTAAGTCTGTTTAGTAACTTGTATTTCTCTAATGTAGACTTTTTTCCATGTTAAAAACTATAGTTCTCcaataccattttctttctttctttctttttcttttctttttttttgttttttttgttttttttgagtaCTCATTCTTAAAGAATTTTTACTTGGCAGGTATGAGGCTTGGAGTTGGTATACAATCATGATCTGGATAGTTGATTATATAATActtagggattttatttatttatttgacagagagtatgcacaagcacggggagcagcaggcagagggagagggagaagcaggctccccactgagcaggaaacctgatgtggggatctcaaatgaccctgggatcatgacctgagccaaaggcagttgacgaactgactgagccaccaaagcgccTCTGTTCTATAACACTTAAGAATAAATGTACTATATTTTTTTAGACCTTTTAATGCTGAAGCCCAAACTGTATTGCACACTAAACCTGTTTTATTCTCATTCAAGTATAGTTCTATAGGCTATGAAAATTTAGATACCATAATTCCATGGAGGTTAGAAATATTGTAACCTTAGAGGAGACTTTGCATTTGATTTTAACAACCTGAACATTTCAAAATGACTGATTCATTTAGTCAAAGTTTAAGATGAAGGCAGCAAAATAGtctaaaagggaaggaaaattagaTAAACTTAATgtccaggaagaaatcgacaacctgaatagaccgatatctaataacgagattgaatcagtgatcaaaaacctcccaaaaaacaagagcccaggacctgatggattccctggggaattctaccaaacctttaaagaagaaataacacctattctcctgaagctgtttcaaaaaattgaagcagaaggaaaacttccagactctttctatgaagccagcattaccctgatccccaaaccaggcaaggaccctaccaaaaaggagaatttcagaccaatatcactgatgaatatggatgctaagattctcaacaagatcctagccaacaggatccaacagcacattaaa
The DNA window shown above is from Neovison vison isolate M4711 chromosome 11, ASM_NN_V1, whole genome shotgun sequence and carries:
- the NAA11 gene encoding N-alpha-acetyltransferase 11 — translated: MNIRNARPRDLVNMQHCNLLCLPENYQMKYYLYHGLSWPQLSYVAEDEAGRMVGYVLAKMEEDADDVPHGHITSLAVKRSHRRLGLAQKLMDQASRAMVETFGARYVSLHVRRSNRAALRLYADTLDFRVSEVEPRYYADGEDAYAMRRDLSRLAEALRQGGRGAPGPGEDRDAVGGAPAGPGERSPAAGDSGGDGEEPGECAGDAGVRNRAGESDAASRDLPRYGVLTQPPAPGPRARPWPARAPLVPSCWPPGNPGQRGQRRESHGSPRAQGRTRMPLKLDQVQSEEPAVFQLF